The proteins below are encoded in one region of Buttiauxella gaviniae:
- the murI gene encoding glutamate racemase yields the protein MAIKLQDGNTTSLAAIPSNTRPTVLVFDSGVGGLSVYDEVRQLLPDLHYIYAFDNVAFPYGEKSEAFIVERVVEIVTAVQERYPLALAIIACNTASTVSLPALREKFAFPVVGVVPAIKPAARLTTNGVVGLLATRGTVRRPYTHELVARFASECKIEMLGSAELVVLAEAKLQGKPVDLEELRKILRPWLRMKEPPDTVVLGCTHFPLLEEELLQVLPEGTRLIDSGAAIARRTVWLLEHESPDALSADENIAFCMGFTPEIAQLAPVLQRYGFPKLEKLAVCSKFE from the coding sequence ATGGCTATCAAACTCCAGGACGGGAATACTACCTCACTGGCAGCTATACCTTCTAATACACGTCCCACCGTGCTGGTCTTTGATTCCGGTGTCGGTGGGCTTTCTGTGTATGATGAAGTCCGGCAGCTATTGCCTGACCTGCACTACATCTATGCCTTCGATAACGTAGCGTTTCCCTATGGCGAGAAAAGCGAAGCGTTCATTGTTGAACGAGTAGTAGAAATTGTTACTGCGGTTCAGGAACGATATCCGCTTGCACTTGCCATTATCGCCTGTAATACGGCAAGTACAGTTTCGCTTCCCGCACTCCGTGAAAAATTCGCTTTCCCTGTTGTCGGCGTAGTTCCTGCAATTAAGCCAGCCGCGCGCCTGACGACTAATGGCGTGGTGGGTTTGCTTGCGACACGCGGTACGGTGCGCCGCCCTTATACTCACGAATTGGTCGCGCGCTTTGCATCAGAATGCAAAATCGAAATGCTCGGCTCCGCAGAGTTGGTGGTATTAGCAGAAGCAAAGTTACAAGGTAAACCTGTTGACCTTGAAGAACTGCGTAAGATCCTTCGTCCATGGCTGCGAATGAAAGAGCCGCCAGATACAGTTGTATTAGGTTGCACCCATTTCCCCCTATTAGAAGAAGAGTTGTTACAAGTGCTGCCGGAAGGCACCCGGTTGATTGATTCAGGTGCTGCGATTGCCCGACGTACAGTATGGCTGTTAGAGCACGAATCTCCTGATGCCTTATCTGCTGATGAGAATATTGCCTTCTGTATGGGGTTCACTCCTGAGATTGCTCAATTAGCGCCCGTTTTGCAGCGTTATGGCTTTCCAAAGCTTGAAAAACTAGCTGTTTGTAGCAAATTTGAATAA
- the ilvG gene encoding acetolactate synthase 2 catalytic subunit, whose amino-acid sequence MNGAQWVVHALRAQGIETVFGYPGGAIMPVYDALYDGGVEHLLCRHEQGAAMAAIGYARSTGKTGVCIATSGPGATNLITGLADALLDSVPVVAITGQVGVSLIGTDAFQEVDVLGLSLACTKHSFLVESFEDLPRVLAEAFEIANSGRPGPVLVDIPKDIQLAQGDLEPWLSTVEDNCEMPHAELQLAREMIVSARKPMLYVGGGVGMAQAVPALREFIAVTNMPSTVTLKGLGAVPVDHPFYTGMLGMHGTKAANLSVQECDLLIAVGARFDDRVTGKLNTFAPHAKVIHMDIDPAELSKLRQAHVGLQGDLTQLLQALQQPLEIAAWQQEVATLRAENPWRYDHPGQPIYAPLLLKQLSDRKPQESVVTTDVGQHQMWTAQHMSFTRPENFITSSGLGTMGFGLPAAVGAQVARPNDTVICISGDGSFMMNVQELGTVKRKQLPLKIVLLDNQRLGMVRQWQQMFFSERYSETNLSDNPDFLTLASAFGIPGQHITRKDQVEAALDTMLNSDGPYMLHVSIDEYENVWPLVPPGASNSQMLEKLS is encoded by the coding sequence ATGAATGGTGCACAGTGGGTGGTACATGCGTTGCGAGCGCAGGGTATAGAGACCGTTTTCGGCTATCCGGGCGGCGCCATAATGCCCGTCTACGATGCGCTGTATGATGGCGGTGTGGAACATTTACTGTGCCGCCATGAGCAAGGCGCAGCCATGGCAGCCATAGGCTATGCACGTTCTACTGGAAAAACAGGCGTTTGCATCGCCACTTCTGGGCCTGGTGCCACTAACCTGATAACCGGCCTTGCTGATGCCCTGTTAGATTCTGTCCCCGTTGTTGCTATTACCGGCCAGGTTGGCGTATCGCTAATCGGTACCGATGCTTTCCAGGAAGTGGATGTTTTAGGTTTGTCCCTTGCTTGCACCAAACACAGTTTCCTCGTTGAATCTTTTGAAGATTTACCTCGCGTTCTCGCAGAAGCCTTCGAAATTGCAAATTCAGGTCGCCCGGGCCCGGTTTTGGTAGATATCCCTAAAGACATCCAATTAGCTCAAGGCGATCTGGAACCGTGGTTATCCACCGTTGAAGATAATTGCGAAATGCCACATGCCGAGTTGCAACTGGCTCGTGAAATGATAGTGAGTGCGCGCAAACCTATGCTGTACGTTGGCGGTGGAGTCGGTATGGCACAGGCTGTACCAGCACTGCGTGAGTTTATCGCGGTGACCAACATGCCTTCGACCGTCACGCTCAAAGGATTGGGCGCGGTTCCGGTAGATCACCCGTTTTATACCGGAATGTTAGGCATGCACGGTACTAAAGCGGCAAACCTCTCGGTGCAAGAATGTGATTTGCTGATTGCGGTTGGGGCGCGTTTTGACGATCGCGTGACCGGCAAGCTGAACACATTTGCTCCGCACGCCAAAGTCATCCATATGGATATCGACCCGGCAGAATTGAGTAAATTGCGCCAGGCGCATGTCGGTTTGCAGGGTGATTTGACGCAATTATTACAGGCGTTGCAGCAGCCGTTAGAAATTGCCGCCTGGCAGCAGGAAGTCGCTACTTTACGCGCCGAAAACCCATGGCGTTACGATCATCCAGGCCAGCCTATTTATGCACCGTTATTACTGAAACAACTCTCTGACCGCAAACCGCAGGAGAGTGTAGTTACCACCGATGTGGGCCAACATCAGATGTGGACGGCGCAACATATGTCCTTCACTCGTCCGGAAAACTTTATTACTTCCAGCGGCCTGGGAACGATGGGCTTTGGGTTGCCTGCGGCAGTGGGCGCGCAGGTAGCCCGACCGAACGATACGGTAATCTGTATCTCGGGTGACGGCTCTTTCATGATGAACGTTCAGGAGCTGGGCACCGTAAAACGAAAACAGTTGCCGTTGAAAATCGTTTTACTGGATAACCAGCGTTTAGGGATGGTTCGCCAGTGGCAGCAAATGTTTTTCTCAGAACGTTATAGTGAAACCAACCTCTCCGATAACCCCGATTTCCTCACGCTGGCCAGTGCCTTCGGTATTCCGGGCCAACATATTACTCGTAAAGACCAGGTAGAAGCCGCCCTCGACACCATGCTCAATAGTGATGGTCCGTACATGCTTCACGTCTCAATCGATGAGTACGAAAACGTCTGGCCGTTGGTACCGCCCGGTGCCAGTAACTCACAAATGCTGGAGAAATTATCATGA
- the ilvM gene encoding acetolactate synthase 2 small subunit: MMQHQLAVTARFRPETLERVLRVVRHRGFQVCSMNMVTVGNADDINIELTVASLRPVELLFSQLSKLVDVGRVEIQQQTTQQIRA; the protein is encoded by the coding sequence ATGATGCAACATCAGCTCGCAGTAACGGCCCGTTTTCGTCCCGAAACGCTGGAGCGCGTTTTGCGCGTAGTACGCCATCGCGGTTTTCAGGTTTGTTCTATGAACATGGTCACGGTGGGGAATGCCGACGATATTAATATTGAATTGACCGTTGCCAGCCTGCGTCCAGTCGAATTACTGTTTAGTCAATTAAGCAAACTGGTTGACGTGGGCCGCGTCGAAATCCAGCAACAAACAACACAACAAATCCGCGCCTGA
- a CDS encoding YifB family Mg chelatase-like AAA ATPase, producing the protein MSLAVVNTRAALGIAAPLVTVEVHLSQGLPGLTLVGLPETTVREARDRVRSAIINSGYTFPARKITINLAPADLPKDGGRYDLPIALALLAASEQLSIDKLSQYEFVGELALTGALRGVPGAISSAMEALKLGKKIIVADENAAELGLIEQPGCFIANHLTEVCAFLEGKGELSAPEKLQLLQTEHAQDLNEIFGQSQGKRALEITAAGGHNLLLIGPPGTGKTMLASRLNTLLPPLNDSEALESAAIISLVNPHTLQQQWRQRPFRAPHHSASLSAMVGGGSIPRPGEISLAHNGVLFLDELPEFERRVLDALREPIESGEIHISRTRAKISYPAHFQLLAAMNPSPTGHYQGKHNRCTPEQTLRYLSRLSGPFLDRFDLSVEIPLPPTGMLSNPNLNSESSPHIRRRVIETQQRQYDRQQKLNARLDNHEIRKHCGIEQSDAVWLEETLVKLGLSIRAWHRLLKVARTIADIQQCEQIKREHLLEALSYRAIDRLLIHLQQLTG; encoded by the coding sequence ATGTCACTAGCCGTTGTGAATACAAGGGCAGCTTTAGGTATCGCAGCTCCACTGGTGACCGTAGAGGTTCATCTCAGCCAGGGATTGCCGGGCTTAACGCTTGTAGGTTTACCGGAAACAACCGTGCGAGAAGCGCGTGACCGAGTGCGTAGCGCCATCATCAACAGCGGTTACACCTTCCCAGCCCGGAAGATAACAATCAATCTTGCTCCCGCAGATCTTCCCAAAGACGGGGGCAGATACGATTTACCTATCGCTTTGGCGTTGCTGGCAGCCTCTGAGCAGCTTTCAATTGATAAGTTGAGTCAATATGAGTTCGTCGGGGAATTGGCGCTTACCGGTGCGTTACGTGGCGTACCAGGGGCAATCTCATCAGCTATGGAAGCTTTAAAACTGGGTAAGAAGATAATTGTTGCAGATGAAAATGCCGCAGAGCTCGGTTTGATAGAGCAACCAGGATGCTTTATCGCAAACCATCTAACAGAAGTATGCGCATTTCTTGAAGGCAAAGGTGAATTGTCTGCTCCAGAAAAATTACAGTTACTACAGACTGAACACGCTCAAGATCTCAATGAAATCTTCGGTCAATCACAAGGCAAGCGAGCGTTAGAAATCACGGCGGCAGGCGGCCACAATCTGCTTCTGATAGGTCCACCGGGAACAGGTAAAACGATGCTGGCCAGCCGACTTAATACATTGCTTCCGCCATTAAACGACAGCGAAGCGCTGGAGAGTGCAGCCATTATTAGCCTGGTCAATCCACACACTTTGCAGCAACAGTGGCGTCAGCGTCCATTCAGGGCCCCTCATCATAGTGCTTCATTGAGCGCAATGGTTGGTGGAGGCTCTATTCCCAGACCGGGTGAAATATCTCTGGCTCATAACGGCGTATTATTCCTTGATGAGCTTCCAGAATTTGAACGTCGTGTGCTCGATGCATTACGGGAGCCTATAGAATCGGGGGAAATCCACATCTCTCGTACTCGCGCAAAAATTAGCTATCCCGCACATTTCCAATTGCTGGCAGCCATGAACCCGAGCCCAACGGGGCATTATCAAGGGAAGCATAACCGCTGCACGCCAGAGCAGACACTTCGCTATCTGAGCCGTCTTTCCGGCCCCTTTCTTGATCGCTTTGATTTGTCCGTTGAGATACCTCTTCCTCCAACCGGCATGCTAAGTAACCCCAATCTGAATAGCGAAAGTAGTCCGCACATAAGAAGGCGGGTCATAGAGACACAGCAGCGGCAATACGATCGCCAGCAAAAACTCAATGCAAGATTAGATAACCATGAAATCAGAAAACATTGTGGTATTGAACAAAGTGATGCCGTATGGCTTGAAGAGACGCTTGTGAAATTGGGTTTATCGATACGCGCATGGCATCGTTTATTGAAGGTCGCCCGGACAATTGCAGATATCCAGCAATGCGAGCAGATAAAGCGGGAACATCTTTTAGAAGCGCTAAGTTATCGTGCGATTGATCGGTTATTAATTCATTTGCAGCAGTTAACAGGATAA
- a CDS encoding DUF413 domain-containing protein, with the protein MAESFTTTNRFFDNKHYPRGFARHGDFTIKEAQLLERHGYAFNELDLGKREPGTEEEVLFVAVCRGEREPVTDAERVWSKYMTRIKRPKRFHTLSGGKPQADVVEDYTESDD; encoded by the coding sequence ATGGCGGAAAGCTTTACGACGACTAATCGGTTTTTCGACAATAAACATTATCCGCGCGGGTTCGCTCGCCATGGTGACTTCACCATCAAAGAAGCCCAGCTGTTAGAACGTCATGGTTATGCGTTCAATGAGCTGGATCTCGGCAAGCGTGAACCTGGAACTGAAGAAGAAGTTCTGTTTGTAGCAGTGTGCCGCGGTGAACGTGAGCCCGTTACAGATGCTGAACGTGTGTGGAGCAAATATATGACGCGCATTAAGCGTCCTAAGCGTTTCCATACTCTCTCCGGTGGCAAGCCGCAAGCTGATGTAGTTGAAGACTACACCGAAAGCGACGACTAA
- the ilvA gene encoding threonine ammonia-lyase, biosynthetic — MAESQPLPDAPCGAEYLRAVLRAPVYEVAQVTPLQKMEKLSSRLDNVILVKREDRQPVHSFKLRGAYSMIAGLNSEQKASGVITASAGNHAQGVALSSTRLGIKSLIVMPVTTADIKVDAVRAFGGEVLLHGANFDEAKARAIELSQQQGFTYVPPFDHPAVIAGQGTLALELLQQDAHIDRVFVPVGGGGLAAGVAVLIKQLMPQIKVIAVEAEDSACLKAALDAGKPVDLARVGLFAEGVAVKRIGDETFRLCQEYLDDIITVDSDAICAAMKDLFEDVRAVAEPSGALALAGMKKYIQQHQIRGERLAHVLSGANVNFHGLRYVSERCELGEQREALLAVTIPEQKGSFLKFCQVLGGRSVTEFNYRYSSSSEACIFVGVRLTRGVEERQEIIALLNEGGYGVVDLSDDEMAKLHVRYMVGGRPSKPLRERLYSFEFPESPGALLKFLQTLGTHWNISLFHYRSHGTDYGRVLAAFELGENEPDFETRLNELGYDCHDETNNPAFRFFLAG; from the coding sequence ATGGCCGAATCGCAACCGCTACCAGACGCCCCTTGCGGGGCGGAATATCTGCGAGCCGTGCTGCGCGCGCCGGTTTACGAAGTCGCGCAGGTCACGCCATTACAGAAGATGGAAAAGCTCTCTTCGCGTCTGGATAACGTCATTCTGGTGAAGCGTGAAGACCGACAGCCGGTGCACAGTTTCAAACTGCGCGGCGCTTATTCGATGATTGCCGGGCTTAACAGCGAGCAAAAAGCCAGCGGTGTGATTACTGCTTCTGCGGGAAATCACGCGCAGGGCGTGGCACTTTCTTCCACACGCTTAGGCATCAAATCCTTGATCGTTATGCCGGTTACCACGGCTGATATCAAAGTGGATGCTGTGAGAGCCTTTGGGGGCGAAGTGCTGCTGCATGGCGCTAACTTCGACGAAGCCAAAGCGCGAGCAATCGAGCTTTCGCAGCAGCAGGGTTTCACCTACGTTCCCCCGTTCGACCATCCGGCAGTGATTGCCGGGCAGGGTACGCTGGCGCTGGAGCTATTACAGCAAGATGCGCATATCGACCGAGTATTCGTGCCGGTTGGCGGCGGTGGTTTAGCGGCGGGCGTTGCGGTGCTTATCAAGCAACTGATGCCGCAAATTAAAGTGATTGCCGTTGAAGCGGAAGATTCAGCCTGCCTGAAAGCTGCGTTGGATGCAGGAAAACCCGTCGATTTGGCGCGTGTAGGTTTGTTCGCTGAAGGTGTGGCGGTTAAACGCATCGGCGATGAAACATTCCGTCTGTGCCAGGAATATCTCGACGACATCATTACCGTGGATAGCGATGCGATTTGTGCGGCAATGAAAGATCTGTTCGAAGATGTGCGAGCGGTTGCGGAGCCATCAGGTGCGCTGGCGCTGGCGGGGATGAAGAAATACATCCAGCAGCATCAGATCCGCGGCGAGCGTCTCGCGCATGTGCTTTCTGGCGCAAACGTAAACTTCCACGGCCTGCGTTATGTCTCTGAACGCTGCGAGTTGGGCGAACAGCGTGAAGCGCTGCTGGCGGTTACCATTCCTGAGCAGAAAGGCAGCTTCCTGAAATTCTGCCAGGTACTTGGCGGACGCTCGGTTACGGAATTTAACTATCGTTATTCCAGTTCGTCAGAAGCCTGCATTTTCGTCGGTGTCCGGCTGACGCGCGGCGTTGAAGAGCGGCAGGAAATTATCGCCCTGCTCAATGAAGGCGGCTACGGCGTTGTCGATCTGTCTGATGACGAGATGGCGAAACTGCATGTGCGTTACATGGTGGGCGGGCGCCCGTCGAAGCCACTACGCGAGCGGCTGTACAGTTTCGAATTCCCGGAATCTCCTGGTGCGCTGCTGAAATTCCTGCAAACGCTGGGCACACACTGGAATATTTCGCTGTTCCATTACCGCAGTCACGGCACGGATTATGGCCGCGTGCTGGCGGCATTTGAGCTGGGTGAAAATGAGCCGGATTTTGAAACCCGACTCAACGAGCTGGGCTACGACTGCCACGACGAGACAAATAATCCGGCGTTTCGTTTCTTCCTCGCAGGTTAG
- the ilvL gene encoding ilv operon leader peptide yields MKALLRVISLVVISVVVIIIPPCGAALGERKA; encoded by the coding sequence ATGAAAGCCCTTCTACGAGTGATTAGCCTGGTCGTGATTAGCGTGGTGGTGATTATTATCCCACCGTGCGGGGCTGCACTTGGAGAAAGAAAGGCTTAA
- the ilvD gene encoding dihydroxy-acid dehydratase — MPKYRSATTTHGRNMAGARALWRATGMTDDDFGKPIIAVVNSFTQFVPGHVHLRDLGKLVAEQIEASGGVAKEFNTIAVDDGIAMGHGGMLYSLPSRELIADSVEYMVNAHCADAMVCISNCDKITPGMLMASLRLNIPVIFVSGGPMEAGKTKLSDQIIKLDLVDAMIQGADPKVSDEQSDQVERSACPTCGSCSGMFTANSMNCLTEALGLSQPGNGSLLATHSDRKELFLNAGKRIVALTKRYYEQNDESALPRSIASKEAFENAMTLDVAMGGSTNTVLHLLAAAQEAEIDFTMSDIDQLSRKVPQLCKVAPSTQKYHMEDVHRAGGVIGILGELDRAGLLHRDVKNVLGLTLPQTLEQYDVMLTKDESVKSMFSAGPAGIRTTKAFSQSCRWDSLDVDRENGCIRSKENAYSQDGGLAVLYGNFAENGCIVKTAGVDEGSLVFRGPAKVYESQDDAVEAILGGKVVAGDVVVIRYEGPKGGPGMQEMLYPTTFLKSMGLGKSCALITDGRFSGGTSGLSIGHVSPEAASGGNIALIEDGDMIAIDIPSRGIQLELSDQQMAARREAQDARGAQAWTPRARERQVSFALRAYAMLATSADKGAVRDKSKLGG, encoded by the coding sequence ATGCCTAAGTACCGTTCAGCCACCACCACCCACGGCCGTAATATGGCGGGTGCCCGCGCTCTGTGGCGCGCAACCGGGATGACCGATGACGATTTCGGCAAGCCGATTATTGCGGTAGTAAACTCCTTTACTCAGTTCGTGCCAGGTCACGTCCACCTGCGCGATTTGGGCAAGTTGGTTGCCGAACAAATTGAAGCCTCCGGCGGCGTGGCGAAAGAATTCAACACCATTGCCGTTGATGACGGTATCGCTATGGGCCACGGCGGTATGCTTTATTCTCTGCCGTCGCGCGAACTGATTGCCGACTCCGTGGAATACATGGTGAACGCACACTGTGCGGACGCCATGGTTTGTATCTCTAACTGCGACAAAATCACCCCCGGAATGCTGATGGCGTCTTTACGCCTGAATATCCCGGTGATTTTTGTTTCTGGCGGCCCGATGGAAGCCGGGAAAACCAAACTGTCTGACCAAATCATCAAACTCGATCTGGTTGATGCGATGATCCAGGGCGCCGACCCGAAAGTGAGTGACGAGCAAAGCGATCAGGTTGAGCGTTCTGCCTGTCCAACCTGTGGTTCCTGCTCTGGTATGTTCACGGCGAACTCCATGAACTGCCTGACCGAAGCGCTGGGCTTATCTCAGCCGGGTAACGGCTCTTTACTGGCAACGCACTCCGATCGTAAAGAGCTGTTCCTGAATGCCGGTAAGCGCATCGTCGCTCTGACCAAGCGTTATTACGAACAGAATGACGAAAGTGCATTGCCACGCAGCATTGCCAGCAAAGAAGCGTTTGAGAATGCGATGACGCTCGATGTCGCGATGGGCGGCTCAACCAATACCGTTCTGCATTTGCTGGCTGCGGCTCAGGAAGCAGAAATCGACTTCACGATGAGCGATATCGATCAGCTTTCCCGCAAAGTTCCGCAACTGTGTAAAGTCGCCCCAAGTACCCAGAAATACCATATGGAAGATGTGCACCGAGCTGGTGGCGTCATCGGTATTTTAGGCGAACTGGATCGCGCAGGCTTATTGCATCGCGACGTGAAAAACGTGCTGGGTCTGACGCTGCCGCAAACGCTGGAACAGTACGATGTCATGCTGACCAAAGACGAAAGCGTGAAAAGTATGTTCTCCGCGGGCCCGGCGGGTATTCGTACCACCAAGGCATTCTCACAATCCTGCCGTTGGGATTCGCTGGACGTTGACCGTGAAAACGGTTGTATCCGTTCGAAGGAAAACGCCTACAGCCAGGATGGCGGTTTAGCCGTTTTGTACGGTAACTTCGCAGAGAATGGTTGTATCGTGAAAACGGCAGGCGTTGACGAAGGAAGCCTGGTATTCCGTGGCCCTGCAAAAGTATACGAAAGCCAGGATGATGCGGTTGAAGCGATCCTTGGCGGTAAAGTTGTGGCGGGCGATGTCGTTGTGATTCGCTACGAGGGGCCAAAAGGTGGGCCGGGCATGCAAGAAATGCTCTACCCAACTACCTTCCTGAAATCGATGGGCCTGGGTAAATCTTGTGCGCTGATCACTGATGGGCGTTTCTCCGGCGGTACCTCTGGCTTGTCTATCGGCCACGTTTCTCCGGAAGCGGCAAGCGGCGGTAATATCGCGCTGATCGAAGATGGCGACATGATTGCCATTGATATCCCTTCTCGTGGTATTCAACTGGAACTATCCGATCAGCAAATGGCGGCACGCCGTGAAGCGCAGGATGCTCGCGGTGCTCAGGCCTGGACTCCACGTGCGCGTGAACGCCAGGTTTCCTTTGCTCTGCGCGCCTACGCAATGCTTGCCACCAGTGCTGATAAAGGTGCGGTGCGCGATAAAAGTAAGCTTGGAGGCTAA
- a CDS encoding branched-chain amino acid transaminase, whose amino-acid sequence MTTKKADYIWFNGEMTPWGEAKVHVMSHALHYGTSVFEGIRCYESHIGPVVFRHREHMQRLRDSAKIYRFPVSQSVDELMEACRAVIRKNNLTSAYIRPLVFVGDVGMGVNPPDGYTTDVIIAAFPWGAYLGAEALDQGIDAMVSSWNRVAPNTIPTAAKAGGNYLSSLLVGSEARRHGYQEGIALDVNGFLSEGAGENLFEVKDDILFTPPFTSSALPGITRDAIIKLAKDLGIEVREQVLSRESLYLADEVFMSGTAAEITPVRSVDGIQVGEGRCGPVTKRIQQAFFGLFTGETEDKWGWLDPVNPQ is encoded by the coding sequence ATGACGACGAAGAAAGCTGATTACATCTGGTTCAATGGAGAGATGACGCCGTGGGGCGAAGCAAAGGTTCACGTAATGTCACACGCACTGCATTACGGTACATCGGTGTTTGAAGGAATCCGTTGCTATGAATCTCACATTGGCCCAGTGGTGTTCCGACATCGTGAACACATGCAGCGTTTGCGTGATTCCGCAAAAATCTATCGTTTCCCTGTATCACAAAGTGTTGATGAGCTGATGGAAGCTTGCCGCGCCGTTATTCGCAAAAACAATCTGACCAGCGCGTACATCCGCCCTCTGGTATTTGTTGGTGATGTGGGTATGGGTGTTAACCCGCCAGACGGTTATACCACCGATGTGATCATCGCAGCCTTCCCATGGGGGGCATACCTGGGTGCCGAAGCGCTGGATCAAGGGATCGACGCGATGGTTTCTTCCTGGAACCGTGTAGCGCCAAACACTATTCCTACTGCTGCGAAAGCGGGTGGTAATTACCTCTCGTCCTTACTGGTTGGCAGCGAAGCGCGGCGTCATGGTTATCAGGAAGGTATTGCGCTGGACGTAAATGGCTTCCTGTCTGAAGGTGCTGGCGAAAACCTGTTTGAAGTGAAAGATGACATCCTGTTTACCCCTCCGTTTACCTCCTCAGCTCTGCCGGGTATTACCCGCGACGCCATTATCAAACTGGCGAAAGATCTGGGGATCGAAGTGCGCGAGCAAGTGCTTTCTCGCGAATCACTTTATCTTGCGGATGAAGTCTTTATGTCTGGAACGGCGGCAGAAATCACGCCGGTTCGTAGCGTGGATGGCATTCAGGTAGGTGAGGGCCGCTGTGGCCCGGTCACTAAGCGCATTCAACAGGCATTCTTTGGCTTGTTCACCGGCGAAACAGAAGACAAATGGGGCTGGTTAGATCCAGTAAACCCGCAGTAA
- the hdfR gene encoding HTH-type transcriptional regulator HdfR, with the protein MDTELLKTFLEVSRTRHFGRAAEALYLTQSAVSFRIRQLENQLGVNLFTRHRNNIRLTTAGERLLPYAENLMNIWLAAKKEVSHTSQHNELTIGASSSLWECMLSEWLVTLYQQHKDLQFEARISQRQSLVKQLHERQLDLLITTESPKMDEFSSQLLGHFSLALFSASPQNTIAGLTYLRLEWGPDFQQHETGLINNDDIPVLTTSSAQIAYKLLPQLNGCSFLPVEWAQKREGIYQVPDTNTLSRPLYAIWLQNSDKQVTIKELLKTPLIAQ; encoded by the coding sequence GTGGATACTGAATTACTTAAAACGTTTCTAGAAGTGAGTCGAACGCGACATTTTGGGCGGGCTGCAGAGGCTCTTTATCTAACACAATCAGCCGTTAGCTTTCGAATTCGCCAATTAGAAAATCAGCTTGGGGTAAATCTTTTTACGCGCCACCGTAACAATATTCGTCTAACGACCGCCGGTGAGCGTTTACTGCCCTATGCAGAGAATCTGATGAATATCTGGCTCGCCGCGAAAAAAGAAGTTTCCCACACATCTCAGCACAATGAACTTACGATCGGGGCAAGTTCCTCTCTTTGGGAATGCATGCTCTCAGAGTGGTTGGTTACCCTCTATCAGCAGCATAAAGATCTTCAATTTGAAGCACGCATCTCCCAACGCCAGTCGCTCGTCAAACAATTGCATGAGCGGCAGCTTGATCTGCTGATCACCACCGAATCACCTAAAATGGATGAATTTTCCAGCCAGTTATTGGGGCATTTTAGTCTGGCGTTATTTTCTGCTTCGCCGCAAAACACAATAGCAGGGCTAACCTATTTACGTCTGGAGTGGGGGCCGGATTTTCAACAGCATGAAACTGGGCTGATTAACAATGATGACATTCCGGTTCTGACGACCAGCTCGGCTCAAATAGCCTATAAGCTATTACCGCAGCTCAACGGATGTTCATTTTTACCCGTGGAGTGGGCCCAAAAGCGGGAAGGAATTTACCAGGTGCCTGACACAAACACGCTTTCGCGTCCTTTGTATGCAATTTGGCTACAGAACAGCGATAAACAAGTTACGATCAAAGAGTTATTAAAGACACCACTTATAGCGCAGTAA